Proteins encoded by one window of Procambarus clarkii isolate CNS0578487 chromosome 55, FALCON_Pclarkii_2.0, whole genome shotgun sequence:
- the LOC138352927 gene encoding peptidyl-prolyl cis-trans isomerase-like: MMTTETGATADPGHLGDSASSIMDKVQEITGEIHQKQLTVEDLRRMREPVKRLVEAGRVLAVQEDQDGRRSARISLQDGQLYLHPLLRQPTPAHAHTLQEREVVGVLDPSCTLAFLDLGWAGSTRGRVTIRLTPDTPLARQFVLLCTGQRGHTYRNTKLLQVWNKGLPWESVVGGDYESNDGEGGAPLLPDLQGQYRRSARERAVWARYVPGGPKSAQFAIAIRDCQGTEKWSLFFGDVVSGFDVVRAAVNHSDITEVTVVDCGVVLPL, encoded by the exons atgatgaccacagagacaggtgccacagctgaccccggacacctgggagactcagcctccagcatcatggataaagttcaggaaatcactggagagatccaccagaagcaattaaca gttgaggacctccgcaggatgagggagcctgtcaagaggctggtggaggctggccgggtgttggccgtccaggaagaccaagatggccgccgctccgccaggatatCTCTACAAGACGGtcagctgtacctccacccactcctgcgtcagcccacgcccgcccacgcccacaccctccag gagagagaggttgtgggcgtgctggacccctcctgcaccctggcgttccttgacctcgggtgggcggggtcaacaagagggcgggtcaccatccggctgacccctgacactccgctggccagacagtttgtgttgttgtgtacgggccagcgtggccacacctaccgcaacactaaactgttgcagGTGTGGAACAAGGGTCTGccgtgggagagtgtggtgggcggagactacgagagtaatgatggtgagggaggagccccactgctgcctgacctccaggggcagtaccggaGGTCAGCCCGGGAAAGAGCTGTGTGGGCCAGGTATGTGCCGGGGGGTCCCAAGAGTGCCCAATTCGCCATCGCCATCAGGGACTGCCAGGGTACTGAAAAGTGGTCGCTtttcttcggtgatgtggtgagtggctttgatgtggtgagggcagcagtcaaccacagtgacattacggaggtgactgtggtggactgtggtgttgtgctgccactctag